CGCAGGTAGCCTAAAGGACGCTGCTGATAAATATCGCATTACCAACCCCATACCTCAACTGgtaacactcagaacaataatATTATTGGTGATAATTAAATTTTGCTGGTCGACAATCATAGGTTTATCAGTTTGCtgagaacaaaacaaaattggcgagaacattttccatataatatacaaaataaaaatcTGAGGAGAGAGAAGATTAAATGTACCAATATAATACACATCTCAGATATTTCCAGTGCAAAGCCGGTCAAAGTACATGATAACTCGGTGGCATTTCAGCTACTTGAACTTAAAAGACATTGTTTATTTCAAAAATGCTTTAGTCGTTTCCAAGCGATTGGACTTGAAACGTTTATTGAATACTCTCGGTGTAGGCGAGCTCGGACGTTGGTAGAGCGCATAGGGCGTCTCGGTAAAAGGAATAAATATCTTGCATCGGATGCGCCCAGAACTAAACGCGATAGTGTAAGTTCCGCTGAGTGTATCAAGGACCCGTGAAATTTCGTCCGGACTCAAAAAGTTACGAACAGGGTACCGTATTCGGTAGCAAGGAGTTAACGTCTCTTATCCGGTCTAAGAAAGGGCCTTAAGGGTTTTAAAAATGCCTTCGAATAGTCGCGATAGTAACTTCTTCGGTGCATGGCCCCGCGCGAACGGAAGTGGTgaactaaatttttcaatttcacgAACGTCTCCATCAACACCGCAGAGTACACCTTTCCACTCAAAACATGGATCACCAATGTCGTACCCTTCGTCACCGATTAGTACTTCGCCAACTTCGACATCTCCATTGTCGACACTGCGCAGAAATTATTCCAGCACATTTATGCTGATACCGGAGGACAGGGAAATAGATATCATCCAGCGACCACCATCACCAGTGACAGCCACATCTGAAGATCCACCATTAAATGTGGTTGTCATCAGATTGATCCTTTGGTGGCCCCTCGTAATATGGAAGCTTATCGGCGGAGTTGTAATGATGGTACTGCGATTCCTCTTTATACCGTTCTCGTTTGCTACTCCAACATTCTGGCTTTCAGCGCTACTCTGGCTCTTCTGGAAAATGATAGCATTCCCTATATCGCTCTTCAAATGGGTTTTCAATCCAATCACCAATTCGTATGGGGAGGAGGATAACGGAAAACGTCGCACCATTCTAATAAGTTGTGGAAGTACAATTCAAACATTGCATCTAGCCAGAAATTTCTACTCGTCAGGAGCACGTGTTATAGTGATCGAATTCGAAGGACTTTTTGGGCTTGCTCGATTTTCAACGGCTGTTCATAAATTCTATACAGTACCTCGTCCGACTCCTGAATCACCTCAGGAATACATTGCAGCTCTTTGCGATATCATAGAGAAGGAAAAAGCTTCCTACTATATACCGGTGTGCGCCACAAGCCCAGCATACTATGACGCCTTAGCCAAGCCCCATTTGGAGCTATTGGGATGTGCTTCTTTCACTCCTGGGGTACAGGAGACTCTCGTCTTAGACGATACTCTGGAAATGATGAAAAAGTGTCGAATCAATGGAATCTCATTACCACCGTATCGTGTAGTCTCGTCGAAGGAGGAACTATCTTGTCTTTATGACAGTGGGTGGCTCACAGGATATAGGAATATTATCTTGGCTGTTGGTCCACATGGAATTCTCGAACGGCACAAATATATTCTTCCACAGAGCCGAAGGGATTTGAAGCTGACCCATGAAATTAGTGACGAGAAAGAGTGGATTGTTGTACGAGATGTCCCCGGAGATCATTATGTAACATGCACAACAGTAAAGGAGTCGCGTGTTATCACCAACGTAACATGCCTCATTAATCAGGACACAAAAAGTCTGGTACCAGAGAATAATAAGGAAATAGAAAgctggctcaatgaattcttcacCAAAGTCCGATTGCAACGACCCATCAACGGCCATATCAGCTTTCGATTCGTTAAGTGTAAACAGACAGGTCACCTTTTGCCGTTGGGATCACGCGTTGGAGTATCTTTGCCATACATATGTCACACTGGCAATCATTCTCGAGTACTGTGCAAACCATGTCCACACTTCTCCCGTCAAAATTCAGGCCCTTTAGTGCAAGAAGGTGGCAGATATTGGATACATGATGCAGTTCTCAACACCCTTCGGCACCCCTCGATGGACACAGTGGGGAAGCTGATTGGGACGGTTCTGGATAAGCGAGAGGCTCTCTTTGCCTTCTGGGACCCATTACCCTACTGTGCATACTATCACTTTCAACTACCACTCGAATCCGTTAAGACCTTCTTGCAGAAACGGCGACGATCGAAAAGTATGGCTTCAACAATGACAGCCCCAGTTCATTGAAAATGTGCAGACAACGGCAGCATCTTTTCATCGGCAAAGCTGTTGGCGTCTTGTTGTTTTTCGAATATTCTACGGAGAGAGAGTTCAGACTTTTGTGATAAGCtttcattttttatgtaaatatatatatatgataatataatGCATAGTCATACCCATTGCGCTGAAaggaattttttcaatatattattGTAACGTTGATGAGTGGGACGGAATTGAATGAGAAGTTTtagatttgttttattattcttGTTATTGgaacaatgaaaaaaataaacctaTTTTTATAGaatcttttgtttcaatttatTGGAGAAAACGCATTAAACTACGTTCTTTTAAGCTGGCATGAAAAAATGCTAGTGCCTCGGTCGAACGCTTACTGAAGTACCTTCAAAAGAGACTGCAATTCACAACTTATAATTCAAGGCATTGGAAAAAGATTAGGCGGAGATGAGCTAAGAGAATCACAGAGTGGGTTGTGGCTCCAAATCGATCCATTTATTCAGTACTATCTTGCATTACTTAATCTCGGAAGAGCCCAGCAACTTAACTGCATAGGcgtaaaatttggaaaaaagggggggggggggggggctggaaCTGTAGTCTCTAAAATAGAAAGACAAGATTATTACTCTACAGAACAGCATACCACAAAAATGCAAAACCAACTAGTTTTCATATTCAGCTTCTTGCATTTCTTCTCTAGTTGAATCATCTGtatcaaatatagtaatatcTCCACCCATTAGCGAAGGGTCCCAACATGTCTCCTATAGCTCCTCCAATTCTCTCTTGTAATACTCTGAGCAGTCAGAAATCAGAATTTTACCTAAGTTCCCCGAAGGACAGATGCTATCAAATAATACAATTTAGTCTTCCAGTTTTCCTTGGTTCGAGAAGGGGAATCCCCGCCACTATCACCCCTAAAGTTATGCTCATCAGAAACTTGGAGGTGGAGCCTAACCCGCAAACCACGCCTAAAAGTTATTTCACAGATTTTGGCGGCATACCTATATATCTCCGCGAAGTTTTACGATGTTTTGGGAATTTTAATTACTTTTGACAAAGTTAATACTAAGTGTCTATTGGGTGCAGTGAAAATCAATAGAAGCGACTCTCAATCTTCATAAGTAGATGACCTAATCCCTACTCCTCTAGCATTCCCATCAATCTTTTTATTGGCCAGTGTACCAAAATTATTTACTTGGTATGTTTTACCTATGTACCAAACTCCAGAGAAGGCAAGCAAAGAGAAGGAGAAAAGAGGTGATTTCGTCCAGGCCTAGAGGTTTATCGCGGGCCCGAAATACagactttgaaaaaaataattttttcagtaAAATAAGGGGGAGCGCCTTTAGCCCGGGCtcgaattttctctctacggccttAGTTCTATCCATAATCTACCAGgcaatagtctgaggattacCATTGGAACGGATGAATGTAGCAACGGAGTAACTCTGCTGTGACCAATTTTTCAGATAATCAAgcatttgtttcactttttgtttcCAAAAAGTGGAATTTTTTCAGATCAGTTAACGAATCCCAACGGTACACTTTTCGGTGATGGAAGCAAGAGGATATTGGGGTgggctttgggggttaccccaCCCACCATATTGAGCAccctgagtggatcaccgtcaAAGGTACCCGCCataccaatacgcctggcattttgcgaatgttaccgaagaggaagttcgaagagctgtaaacagctcgaagaactggaaagGCCcttgtctggatcgggtgcagaatttctggtataaaaaaattaccagcgtacacagtcggttggcacatagcataaatcagatcGTTAgtcagccggaggaatttctacccttccacactgcgggaattatctaccttatccctaaaaaggacacactgcaggaccccgcagacacaagaccgattacttgcttaccaaccttatctacaaattcataacgtccattattaataGAAGGGTTAATGCGCCCCCGAggccaacaacattttgtccgaggagcaaaagggctgccgagttggatcaaggggttgcaagagcAACTCGTTATCAACTCGGTAGTTATAAGACGAGCAAGTAGAagccaaagaaacttcttttgttgctatatcgattatcccAAGGCTTTTAACAGCGTCCCGCAtagctggctaatcgatgtcctgcatcgcattgatcctaaactaataaag
The window above is part of the Hermetia illucens chromosome 3, iHerIll2.2.curated.20191125, whole genome shotgun sequence genome. Proteins encoded here:
- the LOC119650981 gene encoding uncharacterized protein LOC119650981, with product MPSNSRDSNFFGAWPRANGSGELNFSISRTSPSTPQSTPFHSKHGSPMSYPSSPISTSPTSTSPLSTLRRNYSSTFMLIPEDREIDIIQRPPSPVTATSEDPPLNVVVIRLILWWPLVIWKLIGGVVMMVLRFLFIPFSFATPTFWLSALLWLFWKMIAFPISLFKWVFNPITNSYGEEDNGKRRTILISCGSTIQTLHLARNFYSSGARVIVIEFEGLFGLARFSTAVHKFYTVPRPTPESPQEYIAALCDIIEKEKASYYIPVCATSPAYYDALAKPHLELLGCASFTPGVQETLVLDDTLEMMKKCRINGISLPPYRVVSSKEELSCLYDSGWLTGYRNIILAVGPHGILERHKYILPQSRRDLKLTHEISDEKEWIVVRDVPGDHYVTCTTVKESRVITNVTCLINQDTKSLVPENNKEIESWLNEFFTKVRLQRPINGHISFRFVKCKQTGHLLPLGSRVGVSLPYICHTGNHSRVLCKPCPHFSRQNSGPLVQEGGRYWIHDAVLNTLRHPSMDTVGKLIGTVLDKREALFAFWDPLPYCAYYHFQLPLESVKTFLQKRRRSKSMASTMTAPVH